A genomic stretch from Marinobacter fonticola includes:
- a CDS encoding CoA-acylating methylmalonate-semialdehyde dehydrogenase, which produces MNTVGHLINGQNYTAGERTQPVYNPSTGEVSRNVALASRATVEEAIAAAQAAYPEWRATPPVKRARIMFRFKELLEQNADRICDLIGEEHGKIRHDAMGELQRGIENVEYACGAPELLKGEHSKNVGPNIDAWSEFQPLGVVAGITPFNFPAMVPLWMYPMALVCGNCFILKPSERDPSSTLFIAQLLQEAGLPDGVMGVVNGDKEAVDTLLEDQRVQAVSFVGSTPIAEYIYSKASANGKRCQALGGAKNHAIVMPDADMDNAVNQLVGAAFGSSGERCMALSVAVAVGDAAGDALVARMSDAMKSLKVGACYEAGNDFGPVITREHREKIVGYINSAEEDGATVVVDGRNPQLAGYENGFFVGGTLIDHVSPEMASYQEEIFGPVLQVIRVKTMEEAMNLINDHEYGNGTCIFTRDGEAARYFTDHIQVGMVGVNVPLPVPVAYHSFGGWKRSLFGDLHAYGPDGVRFYTRRKAVTQRWPSAGVREGVEFSMPTMK; this is translated from the coding sequence ATGAACACAGTAGGGCATCTGATCAATGGCCAAAACTACACGGCGGGCGAACGCACCCAGCCGGTGTACAACCCGTCGACCGGTGAGGTTTCACGGAACGTCGCCCTGGCGTCTCGGGCGACTGTGGAGGAGGCCATTGCCGCCGCCCAGGCGGCCTACCCGGAATGGCGAGCGACTCCACCGGTTAAGCGTGCTCGTATCATGTTCCGCTTCAAGGAGCTGCTGGAGCAAAATGCCGACCGCATTTGCGATTTGATCGGTGAAGAACATGGCAAGATTCGGCACGACGCCATGGGGGAGCTGCAACGGGGGATCGAGAACGTCGAGTACGCCTGTGGCGCACCAGAACTGCTGAAGGGCGAACATAGCAAGAATGTGGGCCCGAACATTGATGCCTGGAGTGAGTTCCAGCCGCTGGGGGTGGTGGCCGGCATTACCCCCTTCAACTTCCCGGCGATGGTTCCCCTGTGGATGTATCCAATGGCCCTGGTGTGCGGGAACTGCTTCATCCTGAAACCATCGGAGCGGGATCCCAGCTCCACTCTATTCATTGCCCAGTTGCTGCAGGAAGCCGGGCTGCCAGATGGCGTGATGGGCGTAGTCAATGGAGACAAGGAGGCCGTGGACACATTGCTTGAGGATCAACGTGTCCAGGCGGTGAGTTTTGTCGGTTCCACGCCCATCGCGGAATACATCTACAGCAAGGCAAGTGCAAACGGTAAGCGTTGCCAGGCTCTTGGCGGCGCCAAGAACCACGCTATCGTGATGCCTGATGCCGACATGGATAACGCGGTCAACCAACTGGTTGGCGCGGCCTTTGGCTCTTCGGGTGAGCGCTGCATGGCGCTGTCGGTAGCCGTCGCCGTTGGTGATGCCGCCGGTGATGCCCTGGTCGCCAGAATGAGTGACGCGATGAAGTCGCTTAAGGTGGGAGCCTGCTATGAGGCCGGCAACGACTTTGGCCCAGTAATTACCCGTGAGCATCGGGAGAAAATCGTCGGATATATCAATAGTGCCGAGGAGGACGGAGCCACCGTCGTCGTCGATGGCCGCAACCCCCAGCTTGCGGGCTACGAGAACGGCTTCTTCGTCGGTGGAACCCTGATCGATCATGTTTCCCCCGAGATGGCGAGTTATCAGGAAGAAATCTTTGGACCGGTGTTGCAGGTCATTCGCGTCAAGACAATGGAAGAGGCGATGAACCTGATCAATGATCACGAATATGGCAACGGCACCTGCATCTTTACACGGGATGGGGAGGCTGCCCGGTATTTCACGGATCACATCCAGGTCGGCATGGTCGGCGTGAACGTGCCCTTGCCAGTGCCGGTTGCCTACCACAGTTTCGGTGGCTGGAAGCGGTCGCTGTTTGGTGATCTCCACGCCTACGGCCCGGATGGCGTGCGATTCTATACCCGCCGCAAGGCGGTCACCCAACGCTGGCCTTCAGCGGGTGTCCGCGAGGGAGTGGAGTTTTCCATGCCGACGATGAAGTAA